Part of the Salmo trutta chromosome 2, fSalTru1.1, whole genome shotgun sequence genome, CTCAGTATTTCCCATCCCACTTAGCTGATACAGGTAGTAAAGTTTTTTTCTCGACATCCCAATATTCTCAATATACCAGTGTcaacattgtattttttttaaacatatgtTTAAATCCGTTTTCATAAATTACTAATTGCCTTTCTTGATGCCAAAATAAAAGCGGCCAATAATTAAATTGCAATATCCTTTTAATCAGCTAATGATATTACAACGGTATTCAAATGCGGGCTTTTATTCTGAAGGTTTTGTCATTGCAATAGGAAATTATGTCATAATTTGTGCCGCTGGCAGAATAGTAGTGCAGAGGATAGAAAAGGGAAACAATACAGTACGTTTCGGTTTTCAAACGGTCTTTGCTGGCAaatcgattattgttacaatttATAGGGCGGTTATCTGGTCACTAGCTAGCTGTTGTGTATCCTTGCTGATTTATCTAGTGATCAATGCCGGGAAGACCTCATAGCctgtcagctggctagctaacgttagcttggttATGTGTAACATTTTCGacgttgattatttatttttctatttagCTAGAATAATTTTTTAACCTCTTGCAAATTATTCTCCAAGACTGGGTTTCCGAAAAGCATCGTAGTACTAATATAATCTTTTGTCCATTTAGTTTCAATGGAATTAATATGATTTTAGTGCTACTATGCTTTTGGGAATCCAGCTCCGGTTTTAATATAATTCTCCTATTGGGTGTTGTTACTTGTTTGTTTAGGTTGTCGTCATCATGGCAGACCCTTGGAAAGAGTGCATGGACCACTGCCTTGAGGTGACCAAAGAGGCTGGGAAGGTGAGAAAACAACATTATACCCTACTAGCTAGGTTACAGTGAATCATTTTACATTatgtcagggatcatcaactagattcagccgcgggccgatttttttcttgagcggataggcagggggccggaacataattacaaataatttgtagactgcaaattgaccgcaagaaaccCAAACAGATAGAATATTatactaaataataataatttcaaaaCTCGCTTACATTTGTACACGATCACATaaagtgctttcagaaagtattcataccccttgacttattccacatgttgttgtgttacagcctgaatttaaaattgattaaatatacatttttaatcacccatctacacacaataccccatattgacaaagtgaaaacatatttttttgacatttttgcaaatgtattgaatatgaaaaacagaaataacttaggccaaaaagatcatcaaggacaccaACCACCCGAgcaactgcctgttcacctcgctactatccagaaggcgaggtcagtacaggtgcatcaaagcagggacagaaagacagaaagccatcagactgttaaacagccatcactaagacagagaggctgctgcctacatacagacttgaaatcattggccactttaataaatggaacactagtcactttaataatgccactttaataatgtttatatatcttgcattactcattttGTATGTATATACTTTATTTTACACCAtatattgcatcttgcctatgccgctctgtcatatATTTAtgtattcttattccattcctttacttagatttgtgtgtattaggtagttgttgtggaattgttagattacttgttagatattgctgcactgtcggaactagaaacacaagcatttcgctacactcgcagtaacatctgctaaccatgtgtatgttaccaataaaatttgattcaaacaattattgttattattatcctCCCTATTTAATCCCTCATGAAACTAGCTGGCTGAcattctcatctctctctgtcagatgaTCCGAGAAGCGTTGCAGAAGGACATCTCCATCATGCAGAAGAGCTCTCCTGTGGACTTGGTCACTGAGACCGATCAGAAGGTGGAGCAGCTCATCATCTCCTCCATCAAGGAGAAGTTCCCCACACACAGGTACAGAAGCTCACTGCAGGGCTTTAAAGCCTGAACCACCACTCACCATCATTTGCTGCTTTCGAGAGTCTATTTCTTTACATTGTTCCCAGCAGACATGGGTCAAATGCATAACTAAAATGCTTGAAATTGATTTAGCTTGCGTGGTATAATGGAACCCAATTCATTAGTCCCAAAAGTCCACATTTTGCCCACCTTGCACGCAGGTCAAGCTAAATCAAGTACACCTCAATTATTTGCATTTGATCCAGGTCTGGTTCCTAAGTGCCTGAAAGGTGTGGTACTGTGCTTCTGTCTCTGATATTCATTATCCACCATCTTCTCTTGAATTCTTCTTTCACCAGTTTTATAGGTGAAGAGTCTGTAGCAGCGGGAGCAACCAGCAACCTAACTGATAATCCCACCTGGATCATCGACCCCATTGATGGGACCACCAACTTTGTCCACAGGTGCTGCACAATGTTACAGTTCTGTATTGCAAACATGCCCAATATATAGCCTAACATATGATGAAAGCATCTAATGTCCTCATGACCAAAGAAGCTATAGCCTCCTACATCAATAGTATTTTTTTTTGGCATAGGTAGCTTCATATTAAAATGGCTATTTTTAACCAGATTTTTTCCTGGAGTGACCTCAAGGGTTTTAATAGAAATTGATTTTTATGTGCTTAGTTCCTCTAGGAGTTCACTTATTTAATACCTTAACACATTTTCTATTTTCTTTTACCTCAGATTCCCCTTTGTCTCTATGTCGATTGGTTTTGCTGTGAAGAAAGAGGTAAAGGTTGTCTGTGTTTGGCAACGTCATGAGATTTATAAGACAGTAATAACTGAGTAGCAGGAACTCAGCAGGTTTTGACTTTGCATTTTAAGTCAACCTTCTCTCTATGCTATGTCTTTGACTCAGATAGAGTTTGGCATTGTCTACAGCTGCCAAGAGGGCAAGATGTACACAGCACGGAAGGGGAAAGGGTCATTCTGTAATGGAGAACCCATCAAAGTGTCTGGGCAGGAAGGTATGTTGTACAGCCTTGTCTGTCTGGCTGAGCCAATTGAGATAATATCAACTAGGTAGAGTCATTCACCAAGCACCAAACATCAGGGCTGGTATTCATAAAGCATtctagagtaggagtgctgatctagggtctGGTCCCCCCATCCATGTAATCTTcgtcattatgatctaaaaggtcaGTTAAACTGATCCTACATCATCATTTCTCTTAATTTGAGCGTTGTGCCTTCAAAATGGTCTGTCATAACAGCTATTAGGAATCAATTGATCATGATAACACTAGGAAGATATACAGATTAATTGTATCTCATTTTATTGTATGAGAATTAGCTTGGTTAGCGTTATGTTAGTTTGTTGTGTAATGGATTCAATGAGTAGTCATAACTCATGACACTCTCTGTGTAGACATCACCAAGTCCTTGGTCCTGACAGAGATGGGCTTTAAGAAGGATCCAGAGCACTTCAAAACCATGATGGGCAACATCGAGACAATCCTCACCATCCCTGTACACGGGTAAACATTACTTCCCACACTCTCTGTTTAAACATCTCAATATTGTGAGCTTGTAATGCATCAAACATTAATAAGGCCACAGAAAGAGAGatgttataatataataatatataccatttagcagacgtttttatccaaagcgacttacagtagtgcatcAGAagtgcaagtgccatgctctacccatTGAGCCACACGTGATGATGTAatccgtctggattactgcaactcgctgttggctgggctccctgcctgtaccattaaacccctacaactcatccagaacgccgcagcccatctggtgttcaaccttcccaagttctctcacgtcaccccgctcctccgctctctccacttgcttccagttgaagctcgcatccgctacaagaccatggtgcttgcctacgaagCCGTGAGgtgaacggcacctccgtaccttcaggctctgatcagtccctacacccaaacgagggcactgcgctaatccacctctggcctgctggcccccctacctctgaggaagcacagttccggctcagcccagtcaaaactgttcgctgctccggcacccctatggtggaacaagctccctcacgacgccaggacagcggagtcaatcaccaccttccggagacacctgaaaccccacctctttaaggaatacctgggataggataaagtaatccttctaacccccccctccccccaaagatttagatgcactattgtaaagtggttgttccactggatatcataaggtgaatgcaccaatttgtaagtcgctctggataagagcgtatgctaaatgacttaaatgttaaatgttaaatgaTGTTTGACAGTGGTTTAGATATGTATGTGGCAAACAAGCAAATGTTGCTCCCGTAGCATCCGCTCGCCAGGCAGTGCGGCAGTCAACATGTGCCTGGTGGCGTGCGGAGCGGCTGATGCCTACTACCACATGGGCATCCACTGCTGGGACATGGCTGGAGGAGCTGCCATCATTAGAGAGGCTGGGGGTGTCATCATGGACATCTCAGGTGATTCACTGTGCACTGCAGCGATGCTACCTACTGTACATAGTTGTAACCAGGCTTCTGAAGAAGTGGTGTGGATTGTAGATGTTACATGATCACGGCCTCCAAGTCATGAGTAAATTATTTTATTGAtcttattatttatattttcacCATCTTAAAGTTCTCAATGAGGTTAAAATGAGTACTGGGCACTTGCTATAACATGGATCTATTCTATTGTTGTCCTACCCAGGAGGCCCATTTGACCTGATGTCCAGGAGGCTGATCATTGCCAGCAGCAGAACCATCGCAGAGCGCATCTCCCAGGTGATAAAAGCATTCCCCGTAGGAAGGGACGACATCGAGGGATAGAGtaccatcatacacacacacatgcacgcacagagGGACTGACAGATGGCTGCAGGTGCATGCACACCCAGCAGGAAGTCCCCAGCAGAACACGCATACACACGTTTAGATTAGTCAGGTCAAGATCCTCTCTGCGCCTTAATTGTTAAACTGGTGGTATTAACCTTTCTCTGAATGCACCTCAGTGGATTTGCGAAAGCCTATCAATGAAGACCAACTTTATTCATTTAATTGACTGCTTGCCCCTCAAGGGCTTTGACTTGCATCTAATTTTTGGGGGGCATTTAAGTGAGAACAGGATTAGGAAATGTGGTCATTGTAGACCGACATTTTCTGTCTCAATCATACACCacatggccaaaggtatgtggacacaccttcaaatttgtggatttgtttATTTTAGCCACACTCATTGCTGACAAGTgtttaaaatcaagcacacagacatgcaatctccatagacaaacattggcagtaaaatggccttactgaagagctcagtgactttcaacgtggcactgtcataggatgccatctttccaataAGTTAGTTTGTCAGATTTCCACtctactagagctgccccggtcaactgtagttggaaacgtctaggagcaacagcggctcagccgcgaagtggtaggccacacaagctcacagaacaggaccgccgagtgctgaagcgcatagcgtgtACAAATCATCTGtcttcagttgcaacactcactaccgagttccaaactgcctctggaagcaacttcagcacaagaactgctcgtcaggggagcttcatgaaattggtttccatggcagagcagccgcaaCACCAGCCTcagatcaccatgcgtaatgccaagcgtcggttagagtggtgtaaagctcgccgccattggactctggagtagtggaaatgtgttctctggagtgatgaatcacgcttcaccatctgtcattccgatggacgaatctgggtttggcggatgccaggagaacgctacctgccccaatgccttatgccaactgtaaagtttggtggaagaggaataatggtctgtggctgtttttcatgcttcgggctaggccccttagttccagtgaatggaaatcttaaagcttcctctttcagcatgacaatgcccccgtgcacaaagcggggtccatacagaaatggtttgtcgagatgaGTGTGGACAAACTTGACTGgccagcacagagccctgacatcaaccccattggaaacctttgggatgaattggaacgcagactgcgagtccggcctaatcgcccaacatcagtgcatgacctaactaatgctcttgtagctgaatggaagccaCTCCCtgctgcaatgttccaacatctagtggaaagccttcccagctgagtggaggctgttatagcatcaaagggggaacaactccatataatggccatgattttggaattaaatgttcaacgagcaggttctaaacatacttttggtcatgtagtgtaagttGCATATTTTAAGTAACTTTATTATAACTTGAACAAATAACACGAACCTCAGCAGTATATAGCTTCCTTGACTGATTTAGAATCTTGAGTTACAAAGACATCCATTGACTTTCCACAAAATATATAGGGAAATCTGTATTTATTTAGATCTGAATTGTAATTAATTATTTTCCTACTCTACTACAGTGCTAAATACTTTATATGTTATGTACTGTGAggtatatttatttattgcagGTATTGGTATAAAATGTTAATGCTTTCACAATAACTTGTTACCCACATTTATTATTTTACAAACCTCTCATATTTGGAGTGACCATACATTGAAGCCTCACTCCAAGAGAACATACCATGTTGGGTAGCTACCTGACGTTAGCTTATAAGCCATAAAGAGTATTGCAGATATCTTACTATGAGTGTAGCTTTGTATGATTTAGTGACTAAATAAAGACATGTTTTGAGAAGTGATGTTCTGTAATGTTTTCTTAGGATGTATGAAGagggaagtaaaaaaaaaagcaatgtCATTTCTATACTAATAATGATATTGTCACACATGTCTTTATGAATAACTGATGGGTAtagtgttttgtattttgttccTTATGTAGTCGCTGTTGTCTGTGCTAACAGCGAGGTGGAAAAAAGATCTTCACATCACGTAAATCGGTAATTTAAAAAAGCCAATGCCCAAACAGGAAAGTCACAAGAGATGAGAATATATAGCAATAGTTAGTTATCACAGGGGAAGGCTAAGAATCACGTTGTCTGCCTGAACTGTCGCCTGATAAAACCAATTCGTTTTACAGCCAACCTGAGGATAGGTCTTGATAATAAGCTCTTTGAAGTAGGTTTACATTTAATTATTTTTGATCAAGGGTCAATACATTATTTTATAAAGAACATACATTCACACCAACTGTTAGTGATGTCAATCTTCTTTGTGCACAGCAAACAGGAGAGATGGGCATGTGTGTTTTGACATGCATACAGTTGAGTTATGCAAGGTGTGGCAACGCTGTGTGTCTGAAACAGTCTAAACATGGCCCTACTAAATGTCCTCTTGAAATAAGTacaaaacccagcagcgttgcacctactaccataccccgttcaaaggcacttcaatattttgtttattcaccctctgaatggcacacatacaaaatccatgtctcaaaggTTAAAGAAGGCTTTTTAagccgtctcctccctttcatctacattgattgaagtggatttaacaagtgacatcaataagggatcacctggattcacctcgtcagtctatgtcatggaaagagcaggtgttcttaatgtttgtatactcagtgtatatgtattATCATAGTAATACATACCATAATTGTAAAGTGTTGTAGATTGCTTATTTACTTTATAGGGGCAATATGCAGTTCAGCCTTCCACCTTTTTTGTTTTCAAAAGTTAATATTTTGGGTTCTGTTGGTGTTAGACAGTTTAACTAATTTCATGGGGCATTTGTAAGTTATATTATTAAAGAATCGTTGGCTATAATTAATTTAAAAGTCAAAAAATTAATGTATCAATGGCAGAGTTCCCCTTTAATGGTGAATTCATGCCATTGTTTCGTCACAACTAGTGTGACAACCAGCACAGATCGTTTTGCATTCATGAAGATTGTTTATCACACAGTTGCAATTAGATATTGAAAGAATAGAGTCTTTACTTAGTTGTTTAAGCTTCTTCTTGTTTGTGTTTTGGGCAAACTCAGGATCTCACTCAGGATAAATGAGTCAATATTGTGTGTACTCCTCATGGAATGACTACTAATTTTCATATAATAGAGCCTAATGCTCTGGAATTGGTGGAACTATTGTGTAATAAATGGTACCACAGTGTTGTGCTATAGGGGCCATCTGTGATGTCTCAGATGGCCTCTATAGCTGAGGAGTGGCATGATTTTAAAGGTTGTTTTCCTCTTTAGTCTCATGGGTCCATTTAGGTCAAAGGGGGCAGGAATGAAAGACTGCTTGCGTGGCTTTTTGGCATTAGATTATGGGATTTCTGATAATTATTTCCCCTTCACTTCTGGAGTGGTTGCACTGTATCTCTCTTGTAGAAACAGGCCACGAGAATGCAATGACACAATCCATCTGCTTCACAGTTATTGGGTTTGATCATTCCTGTTCCTGCTCAAACAATTACAATAGCGCCGCACATTGAGAATGATGGAGAGGCTTTATTTTTTATTGGCACCATTGATTTTCTTTGCATGCATTGATGTTCACACAAAAGACAATACAATAAATGTCCTACATTGTAACTGGCACACAGTGAGGAAGCAGGAAACATCCTAGGACCAAACTCATACAAATCCCACGGTTTACACA contains:
- the LOC115155038 gene encoding inositol monophosphatase 1 — its product is MADPWKECMDHCLEVTKEAGKMIREALQKDISIMQKSSPVDLVTETDQKVEQLIISSIKEKFPTHSFIGEESVAAGATSNLTDNPTWIIDPIDGTTNFVHRFPFVSMSIGFAVKKEIEFGIVYSCQEGKMYTARKGKGSFCNGEPIKVSGQEDITKSLVLTEMGFKKDPEHFKTMMGNIETILTIPVHGIRSPGSAAVNMCLVACGAADAYYHMGIHCWDMAGGAAIIREAGGVIMDISGGPFDLMSRRLIIASSRTIAERISQVIKAFPVGRDDIEG